In the genome of Tropicibacter oceani, one region contains:
- a CDS encoding ABC transporter ATP-binding protein — translation MAALHLVHDNRRQAAPPVARLSLPGLALGGRAVLGAIDLALGCGETVALTGPSGIGKSTLLRVLAGFETRHRGTVQVPARLAMVFQEPTLLPWRTLRDNLRLTTDISPDEAEKALAEVGLAGRGDDFPGRLSLGQQRRMSLARAFAARPDLLLMDEPFVSLDDALGDEMMTLFETMRARRDVTTLLVTHSTTEAKRLASRILRLEGSPATLSQA, via the coding sequence ATGGCCGCGCTGCATCTGGTGCATGACAACCGGCGTCAGGCGGCCCCCCCGGTGGCCCGCCTGAGCCTGCCCGGGCTGGCGCTTGGTGGGCGCGCGGTTCTGGGCGCCATCGACCTGGCGCTGGGGTGCGGCGAAACCGTCGCGCTGACCGGCCCGTCGGGCATTGGCAAATCCACGTTGCTGCGGGTTCTGGCGGGCTTTGAAACCCGCCACCGCGGCACGGTCCAGGTGCCTGCGCGCCTGGCCATGGTGTTCCAGGAGCCCACGCTGCTGCCCTGGCGCACCCTGCGCGACAACCTGCGTCTGACCACCGACATTTCCCCGGACGAGGCGGAAAAGGCGCTGGCCGAGGTCGGTCTTGCCGGGCGCGGTGACGATTTCCCCGGGCGGCTCAGCCTTGGTCAGCAGCGGCGCATGTCGCTGGCCCGCGCCTTTGCCGCGCGCCCCGACCTGTTGCTGATGGACGAACCCTTTGTCTCGTTGGACGATGCCCTGGGGGACGAAATGATGACCCTGTTCGAAACCATGCGCGCGCGGCGCGACGTGACGACCCTGCTGGTCACCCATTCAACCACCGAGGCAAAGCGCCTGGCCAGCCGTATCCTGCGGCTGGAGGGCAGCCCGGCAACGCTGTCGCAGGCCTGA
- a CDS encoding c-type cytochrome: MRNFPLVLAACMAATPALADTFQEVTVTAGKTLFEAECRRCHAVDASDPSYGPPLENVLYRAAGSYEGYDYSIALEASGIVWTPAALRAWMEDNDGFMPGTKMRHVGIEDRTVQDFILAYLGSISPQDNKAIEGE, encoded by the coding sequence ATGCGCAATTTCCCCCTGGTTCTGGCCGCCTGCATGGCCGCCACCCCTGCCCTTGCCGATACCTTCCAGGAGGTGACGGTGACCGCTGGCAAGACCCTGTTCGAAGCGGAATGCCGCCGCTGCCACGCGGTCGACGCAAGCGATCCGTCCTATGGGCCGCCGCTGGAAAACGTGCTGTACCGCGCGGCGGGCAGCTATGAGGGTTATGACTATTCGATTGCGCTCGAAGCCTCGGGTATCGTCTGGACCCCCGCTGCCCTGCGCGCCTGGATGGAGGACAACGACGGCTTCATGCCCGGCACCAAGATGCGCCATGTCGGGATCGAGGACCGCACGGTGCAGGACTTCATCCTTGCCTACCTCGGATCGATCTCGCCGCAGGACAACAAGGCCATCGAGGGCGAGTAA
- the fabZ gene encoding 3-hydroxyacyl-ACP dehydratase FabZ: MTDTLLSADIQLIQRIIPHRYPFLLVDRVVDIDGTKSGVGIKNVTMNEPHFQGHFPGLPIMPGVTIVEAMAQTAAVMVGVALGMEDKDMKVYFMSIDKCKFRRKVVPGDQLRLNLTTLRGKPGGKVWKFGGVAEVDGEMAAECEFTAMMDLPS; this comes from the coding sequence ATGACCGATACGCTGCTGAGCGCTGACATCCAGCTGATCCAAAGGATCATCCCGCATCGCTATCCTTTCCTTCTGGTGGATCGCGTGGTCGACATCGACGGAACCAAATCCGGTGTCGGGATCAAGAACGTCACCATGAACGAGCCGCATTTCCAGGGCCATTTCCCGGGCCTGCCGATCATGCCCGGCGTGACCATCGTCGAGGCCATGGCCCAGACCGCTGCCGTCATGGTGGGCGTGGCGCTTGGCATGGAAGACAAGGACATGAAGGTCTATTTCATGTCCATCGACAAATGCAAATTCCGCCGCAAGGTGGTGCCCGGCGACCAGCTGCGCCTGAACCTGACCACGCTGCGCGGCAAGCCCGGCGGCAAGGTCTGGAAATTCGGCGGCGTGGCCGAGGTCGACGGCGAAATGGCCGCCGAATGTGAATTCACCGCCATGATGGACCTGCCGTCTTGA
- a CDS encoding PQQ-dependent methanol/ethanol family dehydrogenase: MNNFVAAVALSLIAATSAQAQVTEEMLANDDTITNQVVTNGMGRHLQRYSPLETLNKDNVKNLVPAWAFSLGGEKQRGQETQPLVYDGVMYITGSYSRLYAIDVKTGKELWQYDARLPEGILPCCDVINRGAALYNDKVIFGTLDARIVALDAKTGDVVWRDKIEDYKAGYSYTAAPLIVNGLVITGNSGGEFGIVGEVQARNADTGEMVWTRPVIEGHMGTLNGEESTMTGTLNATWPGDLWKTGGGATWLGGSYDARTDTIIMGTGNPAPWNSHLRGAGTPSDDGMGDNLYAASRIGLDPATGEIKWHFQTTPREGWDYDGVNEVVAYDDRAGNQRLATADRNGFFYVLDAVNGGYVGATPFVKDISWASGIDENGRPIFIEENRPGNPADAADGKKGDVVFSSPGFLGGKNWMPMAFSQKTGNFYVPSNEWGMDIWNEPVSYKKGAAYLGSGFTIKPNYEDHIGSLKAIDPDTLETKWEYKNEAPLWGGVMTTAGGLVFFGTPEGEFLALDDETGEILWSFQTGSGIVGQPITWEQDGEQFVSIISGWGGAVPLWGGEVAKKVSYLNQGGLLWTFRLPKELASAN; encoded by the coding sequence ATGAACAATTTCGTCGCCGCCGTTGCCCTCAGCCTGATTGCCGCCACAAGCGCACAGGCCCAGGTCACGGAAGAAATGCTGGCCAATGACGACACGATCACCAACCAGGTGGTCACCAATGGCATGGGCCGCCACCTTCAGCGCTATTCCCCGCTGGAAACCCTCAACAAGGACAACGTCAAGAACCTCGTCCCCGCATGGGCCTTCAGCCTGGGCGGCGAAAAGCAGCGCGGGCAGGAAACCCAGCCGCTGGTCTATGACGGGGTGATGTATATCACCGGGTCGTATTCGCGGCTTTATGCCATCGACGTGAAGACCGGCAAGGAACTGTGGCAGTACGACGCCCGCCTTCCCGAAGGCATCCTGCCCTGCTGTGACGTGATCAACCGCGGCGCGGCGCTCTACAACGACAAGGTCATCTTTGGCACGCTGGACGCCCGCATCGTGGCGCTGGACGCCAAGACCGGTGACGTGGTCTGGCGCGACAAGATCGAGGATTACAAGGCCGGCTATTCCTATACCGCTGCGCCGCTGATCGTGAACGGGCTTGTCATCACCGGCAACTCGGGCGGTGAATTCGGCATCGTCGGCGAAGTGCAGGCGCGCAACGCCGACACCGGCGAAATGGTCTGGACCCGCCCCGTGATCGAAGGCCACATGGGCACGCTGAACGGCGAAGAAAGCACCATGACCGGCACGCTGAACGCGACCTGGCCCGGTGATCTGTGGAAGACAGGCGGCGGCGCCACCTGGCTTGGCGGATCTTATGATGCGCGCACCGACACGATCATCATGGGCACCGGCAACCCGGCGCCGTGGAACAGCCACCTGCGCGGCGCGGGCACCCCGTCCGACGACGGCATGGGCGACAACCTTTATGCGGCCAGCCGCATCGGCCTCGACCCCGCCACCGGCGAGATCAAGTGGCACTTCCAGACCACCCCGCGCGAAGGCTGGGACTATGACGGCGTGAACGAAGTGGTCGCCTATGACGACCGCGCCGGCAACCAGCGCCTGGCCACCGCCGACCGTAACGGCTTCTTCTACGTTCTGGATGCGGTGAACGGCGGCTATGTCGGCGCCACGCCCTTCGTCAAGGATATCTCCTGGGCCTCGGGCATCGACGAAAACGGCCGTCCGATCTTCATCGAGGAAAACCGCCCCGGCAATCCCGCCGATGCGGCCGATGGCAAGAAAGGCGATGTCGTCTTCTCCTCGCCCGGCTTCCTCGGGGGCAAGAACTGGATGCCCATGGCCTTCTCCCAGAAGACCGGCAACTTCTACGTGCCCTCCAACGAATGGGGCATGGATATCTGGAACGAGCCTGTCTCCTACAAAAAGGGCGCGGCCTACCTCGGCTCGGGTTTCACGATCAAGCCGAACTACGAAGACCACATCGGCTCGCTCAAGGCGATCGACCCCGACACGCTGGAAACCAAGTGGGAATACAAGAACGAGGCCCCGCTTTGGGGCGGCGTGATGACCACCGCTGGCGGCCTGGTGTTCTTTGGCACCCCCGAAGGTGAATTCCTGGCGCTGGACGATGAAACAGGCGAGATCCTGTGGTCCTTCCAGACCGGCTCGGGCATCGTTGGCCAGCCGATCACCTGGGAACAGGACGGCGAACAGTTCGTCTCGATCATCTCGGGCTGGGGCGGCGCGGTTCCGCTCTGGGGTGGCGAAGTGGCCAAAAAGGTCAGCTACCTGAACCAGGGTGGTCTGCTCTGGACCTTCCGCCTGCCCAAAGAGCTGGCCTCGGCCAACTGA
- a CDS encoding helicase HerA-like domain-containing protein gives MTDGIFVGGGGPEYGEKQYLSLGYANRHGLIAGATGTGKTVTLQILAEGFSAAGVPVFMADVKGDLSGLAVPGNPAGKLHAPFMERNARIGFDDFAYQAFPVTFWDLFGKQGHPVRTTVSEMGPLLLARLLELSEAQEGILNIAFRLADEEGLPLLDLEDLRSLLVWLGENRADLSLRYGNISTASVGAIQRRLLVLENQGGANLFGEPALDLADLMRCDADGRGRVNILASDTLMQSPRLYATFLLWLLSELFEELPEVGDPDKPRLVFFFDEAHLLFDGAPKALVDKVEQVARLIRSKGVGVYFITQSPDDIPEDILGQLGNRVQHALRAFTARDRKALRLAAETYRENPRFNIEEAIREVGVGEAVTSMLQKKGVPGVAERTLIRPPSSQLGPITPAQRGGIMGASDLSGKYDERLDRHSAHEMLLERAEKAARAAAEAEAREEEMEAAEREYSAGRRYSGTRVGRSTAQPSRKTSRDKSFGQQMQDMVVKELTGTTGRRIVRGILGGLFKAR, from the coding sequence ATGACGGATGGCATTTTTGTCGGGGGCGGCGGACCCGAGTATGGCGAAAAGCAATACTTGAGCCTTGGATACGCCAACCGGCACGGGTTGATTGCCGGGGCAACGGGCACGGGCAAGACCGTCACGCTGCAAATCCTGGCCGAAGGGTTTTCCGCCGCCGGGGTGCCGGTCTTCATGGCCGATGTCAAAGGCGATCTGTCCGGCCTTGCGGTGCCGGGCAATCCCGCCGGCAAACTGCACGCCCCCTTCATGGAACGCAACGCCCGGATCGGCTTTGACGATTTCGCCTACCAGGCCTTTCCGGTGACCTTCTGGGACCTGTTCGGCAAACAGGGGCACCCGGTGCGCACCACGGTTTCGGAAATGGGGCCGCTGTTGCTGGCCCGCCTGCTGGAACTGTCCGAAGCGCAAGAGGGCATCCTGAACATCGCCTTCCGCCTGGCCGACGAAGAAGGCCTGCCGCTGCTCGATCTCGAAGACCTGCGCAGCCTGCTGGTCTGGCTGGGCGAAAACCGGGCCGACCTGTCGCTGCGCTATGGCAATATCTCGACCGCTTCGGTGGGCGCGATCCAACGCCGCCTGCTGGTACTGGAAAACCAGGGCGGCGCCAACCTGTTCGGCGAACCGGCGCTGGACCTGGCCGACCTGATGCGCTGCGATGCGGACGGGCGCGGACGGGTCAACATCCTGGCCTCGGACACGTTGATGCAATCGCCGCGTCTTTACGCGACCTTCCTGCTCTGGCTGCTGTCGGAACTGTTCGAGGAACTGCCCGAGGTCGGCGATCCCGACAAGCCGCGCCTTGTCTTCTTCTTCGACGAAGCACACCTTTTGTTCGACGGCGCCCCAAAGGCGCTGGTCGACAAGGTCGAACAGGTGGCGCGCTTGATTCGCTCCAAGGGGGTCGGTGTCTATTTCATCACGCAAAGCCCCGATGACATCCCCGAGGACATCCTTGGCCAGCTTGGCAACCGCGTTCAGCACGCGCTGCGCGCCTTTACCGCGCGCGACCGCAAGGCGCTGCGGCTGGCGGCGGAAACCTACCGCGAAAACCCGCGTTTCAACATCGAAGAAGCCATCCGCGAGGTTGGCGTTGGCGAGGCCGTGACCTCGATGTTGCAGAAAAAGGGCGTTCCCGGGGTCGCCGAACGCACCCTGATCCGGCCGCCATCGTCGCAGTTGGGGCCGATCACCCCGGCGCAGCGCGGCGGGATCATGGGGGCCTCTGACCTGTCGGGCAAATACGACGAAAGGCTGGATCGCCACTCGGCGCATGAAATGCTGCTGGAACGTGCAGAAAAGGCCGCCAGGGCCGCCGCCGAGGCCGAGGCCCGTGAAGAGGAAATGGAAGCCGCCGAACGCGAATACAGCGCCGGCCGTCGGTATTCGGGCACGCGGGTCGGACGCTCCACCGCCCAGCCCAGCCGCAAAACCAGCCGCGACAAAAGCTTTGGCCAACAGATGCAGGACATGGTGGTCAAGGAACTGACCGGCACCACCGGCCGGCGCATCGTACGCGGCATTCTGGGCGGGCTGTTCAAGGCGCGGTAA
- a CDS encoding DUF1963 domain-containing protein: MRRQRRRGYKETAHGIGSKAGGSGFDGMKQGIWLRKTPAPTDAGTPGCFFGGRPNLPAQIAWPHYGDENLQVPLHFLLQIDLAVLRDVPGLPEFARQGTLFFFVDPVYAPVFGHDLGGARVIHVPGPVADIPERDMPGGLPITDDGALTFTPSDTYLREMLSAGYPRWPIVPTAFARKDPPDFEEEWIEQHPVLLDADGNKSGEQTVFHALFFGPDEGDENREYMEVEKDAVPLLLLLLDSDPDIEFGFSYTLFWINKGDLANNRFENIMIRDF; encoded by the coding sequence ATGCGCAGGCAACGCAGGCGAGGATACAAGGAGACGGCACATGGCATCGGCAGCAAGGCGGGCGGATCGGGTTTTGACGGCATGAAACAGGGTATATGGCTTCGCAAAACACCCGCGCCAACGGATGCCGGGACACCGGGGTGCTTCTTTGGCGGGCGGCCAAACCTGCCGGCCCAGATCGCGTGGCCCCATTACGGCGATGAAAACCTCCAGGTGCCGCTTCATTTCCTGTTGCAGATCGACCTGGCGGTGCTGCGCGATGTCCCGGGCCTGCCGGAATTTGCGCGGCAGGGGACGCTGTTTTTCTTCGTGGATCCGGTCTATGCGCCTGTTTTCGGCCACGACCTTGGCGGGGCGCGTGTGATCCATGTGCCCGGGCCTGTGGCGGATATCCCCGAAAGAGACATGCCCGGCGGTTTGCCCATCACGGACGATGGGGCCCTGACCTTTACGCCCAGCGATACCTATCTGCGCGAGATGCTTTCCGCCGGCTATCCGCGATGGCCAATCGTGCCGACCGCTTTTGCGAGGAAAGACCCGCCGGATTTCGAAGAGGAATGGATTGAACAGCACCCTGTGCTGCTGGATGCTGACGGGAACAAGTCCGGCGAGCAAACCGTGTTTCACGCCCTGTTCTTTGGCCCGGATGAGGGCGACGAGAACCGGGAGTACATGGAGGTGGAAAAGGACGCTGTTCCGCTGCTGCTGCTGCTGCTGGATTCCGATCCCGACATCGAATTCGGGTTTTCCTACACGCTGTTCTGGATCAATAAAGGCGATCTTGCAAACAATCGTTTTGAAAACATAATGATACGAGATTTCTGA
- a CDS encoding LpxI family protein encodes MLALIAGRGELPRAVVQAQDRPVLICALDGSPPDSVEASHVFALERLGGFLRVLRARGVRQVCLCGAVSRPRINWLRLDLATLALLPKIRRALKRGDDGALRIAISILEEAGFQVIAAHEAAPDLLPAAGCPTRVQPDDTARLAAAQGDRVSDAQGAQDLGQACVVTDTQVLAREDAAGTDAMLAGLGAAPGAVFYKAPKPGQDRRADLPVIGPATAQRAAQLGLAGLIIEAGGVMVLDRGAVIDILDKAGLFLWVRERPL; translated from the coding sequence GTGCTGGCCCTGATCGCAGGGCGTGGGGAATTGCCCCGCGCCGTGGTGCAGGCGCAGGATCGGCCTGTGCTGATCTGCGCGCTGGACGGATCGCCCCCCGACAGTGTCGAGGCCAGCCATGTCTTTGCGCTGGAACGTCTGGGCGGTTTCCTCAGGGTGCTGCGGGCGCGCGGTGTCCGTCAGGTCTGCCTGTGCGGCGCGGTCTCTCGGCCTCGGATCAACTGGTTGCGACTGGATCTGGCGACGCTGGCGCTGCTGCCGAAAATTCGCCGGGCGTTGAAGCGCGGCGACGACGGGGCGCTGCGCATCGCGATTTCGATCCTCGAAGAGGCGGGGTTTCAGGTCATCGCCGCCCACGAGGCCGCGCCGGATCTGCTGCCCGCAGCAGGGTGCCCGACACGGGTGCAACCCGATGACACGGCCCGTCTGGCTGCCGCGCAGGGGGACCGTGTCAGCGATGCCCAGGGCGCGCAGGACCTGGGGCAGGCCTGTGTCGTCACCGACACCCAGGTGCTGGCGCGCGAGGATGCGGCAGGCACCGATGCCATGCTGGCCGGGCTGGGCGCTGCGCCCGGCGCGGTCTTTTACAAGGCGCCGAAACCGGGGCAGGACCGGCGCGCCGACCTGCCGGTGATCGGCCCCGCCACGGCGCAGCGCGCCGCACAGTTGGGGCTGGCCGGGCTGATCATCGAAGCAGGCGGCGTCATGGTTCTGGACCGCGGCGCGGTCATCGACATTCTGGACAAGGCGGGCCTGTTTCTTTGGGTCCGGGAAAGGCCGCTCTGA
- a CDS encoding ABC transporter substrate-binding protein — protein sequence MAFLKTLYGTTAALVITAGAALAETPVLRAAVLEYGTVNWELDVIQHHDFDGAHGFELAVQGVAGGPAAQVAFQGGAADVIVSDWLWVARQRAAGMDYVFVPYSRAVGALMVPADSAAQSLADLKGEKIGIAGGPLDKSWLILRAYAQQEHGMDLAAETEQVFGAPPLIFKTALQGELGGAINFWHFLAKMEAGGMKPLVTVDQAATALGLDPQTPLLGYVLKGDMLREHPDLVEGLAAASRDAKDLLSTSEEEWDRLRPRMNADNDAQFDALKAGYRAGIPAPGPVDEEAAARMLKLMADLGGEELVGTATELPQGLFVQPGS from the coding sequence ATGGCTTTTCTGAAAACACTCTACGGGACCACCGCCGCGCTGGTCATCACCGCTGGCGCCGCGCTGGCCGAAACCCCGGTGCTGCGCGCCGCGGTGCTGGAATACGGCACCGTCAACTGGGAGCTGGACGTGATCCAGCACCATGATTTCGACGGCGCGCACGGCTTTGAGCTGGCGGTGCAGGGCGTGGCTGGCGGCCCGGCGGCGCAGGTCGCCTTTCAGGGCGGCGCGGCCGATGTGATCGTCTCTGACTGGCTTTGGGTGGCGCGGCAGCGGGCGGCGGGCATGGACTATGTCTTTGTGCCCTACAGCCGTGCGGTGGGTGCGCTGATGGTGCCGGCAGATTCGGCGGCGCAGTCTCTGGCGGATCTCAAGGGCGAAAAGATCGGCATCGCCGGGGGGCCGCTGGACAAAAGCTGGCTGATCCTGCGCGCCTATGCCCAGCAGGAACACGGCATGGATCTTGCCGCCGAGACCGAGCAGGTCTTTGGCGCGCCGCCGCTGATCTTCAAGACCGCGCTTCAGGGCGAACTGGGCGGGGCGATCAATTTCTGGCACTTCCTGGCCAAGATGGAGGCCGGCGGGATGAAGCCGCTGGTCACCGTCGACCAGGCCGCCACCGCGCTGGGGCTGGACCCGCAGACGCCGCTGCTGGGCTATGTGCTCAAAGGTGACATGCTGCGCGAGCACCCCGACCTGGTCGAAGGCCTTGCCGCCGCTTCGCGCGATGCCAAAGATCTGCTCAGCACCTCCGAAGAGGAGTGGGATCGACTGCGCCCGCGCATGAATGCCGACAACGATGCGCAGTTCGACGCGCTCAAGGCCGGCTATCGCGCCGGCATTCCCGCCCCCGGACCGGTGGACGAAGAGGCCGCCGCGCGGATGTTGAAACTGATGGCCGATCTTGGCGGAGAAGAGCTTGTCGGGACCGCGACCGAGCTTCCGCAGGGGCTGTTTGTCCAGCCCGGATCGTGA
- a CDS encoding OmpH family outer membrane protein, producing the protein MRRWLALLVLGLWPLGLAAQSVGGPLDEGVIQSPVLVIEFERVFAESDFGQRIMAEIEAEGAALSQENRRIETELADEERRLTQQRATLAAKDFKALAEAFDEKVQRLRREQDAKARAVSARPDEARRQMAITVQPVLQEVMQEARAAVILERRSVFVAISAIDVTELVTQRINAQIGDGSDLDDPDSAQPTQP; encoded by the coding sequence ATGCGCCGCTGGCTTGCGTTGCTGGTGCTTGGGCTGTGGCCGCTGGGCCTGGCGGCGCAATCCGTTGGCGGACCGCTTGACGAAGGCGTGATCCAAAGCCCGGTTCTGGTCATCGAATTCGAACGGGTCTTTGCCGAAAGCGATTTCGGCCAGCGCATCATGGCCGAGATCGAGGCCGAAGGCGCGGCCTTGTCGCAGGAAAACCGCCGGATCGAAACCGAACTGGCCGATGAAGAGCGCCGCCTGACGCAACAGCGCGCCACGCTGGCAGCCAAGGATTTCAAGGCCTTGGCCGAGGCTTTTGACGAAAAGGTTCAACGGCTGCGGCGCGAACAGGATGCCAAGGCCCGCGCCGTCAGCGCCCGCCCCGACGAGGCCCGGCGCCAGATGGCCATCACCGTGCAGCCCGTCCTGCAAGAGGTCATGCAAGAGGCCCGCGCCGCCGTGATCCTGGAACGCCGGTCGGTCTTTGTGGCGATCTCCGCTATTGACGTGACCGAATTGGTGACCCAGCGGATCAATGCGCAGATCGGCGATGGCAGCGATCTGGATGACCCCGACAGCGCGCAGCCGACGCAGCCCTGA
- a CDS encoding invasion associated locus B family protein, with amino-acid sequence MTRSLLLLSLVAALGAAPVFAQTATETEQPAAPEAADSPASDGSTNIGGALDLGEDASAPEDGAAKPETYIKETFGDWSLQCLKVPEAEDVCQMYQLLKDPNGASVAEVSIFRLQNGGQAVAGGTFVVPLETLLTQKLVVSVDGGQARRYDYSFCAPIGCYARVGFTAEDIARFKAGAKASVTLVPALAPDQKVSVDMSLSGFTAAYDQTSSLNQ; translated from the coding sequence ATGACACGATCGCTTCTTCTTCTGTCTCTGGTTGCCGCACTGGGTGCGGCGCCCGTGTTCGCCCAGACCGCAACAGAAACCGAACAGCCCGCAGCCCCCGAGGCGGCTGATTCCCCTGCGTCCGACGGCAGCACCAACATCGGTGGCGCGCTGGACCTGGGTGAGGATGCCAGTGCCCCCGAAGACGGCGCGGCAAAGCCCGAAACCTATATCAAGGAAACCTTCGGCGACTGGTCGCTGCAGTGTCTCAAGGTCCCCGAGGCCGAAGACGTCTGCCAGATGTACCAGCTGCTCAAGGACCCCAACGGCGCATCGGTGGCCGAGGTCAGCATCTTCCGGCTGCAGAACGGCGGTCAGGCGGTTGCAGGCGGCACCTTTGTGGTTCCGCTGGAAACCCTGCTGACGCAGAAACTGGTCGTTTCGGTCGATGGCGGCCAGGCGCGGCGGTATGACTATTCGTTCTGTGCGCCGATCGGCTGCTATGCCCGCGTCGGGTTCACCGCCGAGGATATCGCCCGCTTCAAGGCCGGCGCCAAGGCAAGCGTGACCCTGGTTCCCGCGCTGGCGCCCGATCAGAAAGTATCGGTCGACATGTCGCTTAGCGGGTTTACCGCCGCCTACGACCAGACATCGTCGCTGAACCAGTAA
- the lpxB gene encoding lipid-A-disaccharide synthase, whose protein sequence is MRVFITAGEASGDKLGAALMQGLKQLLPDVSFRGIGGARMQAEGLDSLFPMDEISIMGISEILKEYRHLKARIRQTADAVIAEQPDVLITIDLPEFSLRVNRLVKAVSDVRIVHYVAPTVWAWRPKRAQKMAAHVDQVLALLPFEPPYMQAAGIACDFVGHPVVMDPQASDAEAQAFRARHGIDGAMALMLPGSRRSEISRLLPIFAEVARALQALRPDLRIVVPAAPSVAQAVRAAVQDWPGAPLVIAPDQDDSGAEKRAAFRAADVALAASGTVSLELAAAGTPMVIAYDMSWLSRQIIGRMLLVDTVTLVNLVSETRAIPEFIGPKCQPGPIAQALIEVLDNPARQQEAMQLTMQRLGQGGEFPGLRAARAVLNGLASGATRH, encoded by the coding sequence ATGCGCGTTTTCATCACCGCCGGAGAGGCCTCGGGCGACAAGCTGGGCGCGGCGCTCATGCAGGGGCTGAAACAGCTGCTTCCGGACGTCAGCTTTCGCGGCATCGGCGGCGCGCGCATGCAGGCCGAAGGGCTGGACAGCCTGTTTCCCATGGATGAAATCAGCATCATGGGGATTTCGGAAATCCTCAAGGAATACAGGCACCTCAAGGCACGCATCCGGCAAACCGCCGATGCGGTCATCGCCGAGCAGCCCGACGTGTTGATCACCATCGACCTGCCGGAATTCTCGCTGCGGGTGAATCGCCTGGTCAAGGCGGTGTCGGATGTGCGCATCGTGCATTACGTGGCGCCGACGGTCTGGGCCTGGCGGCCCAAGCGCGCGCAAAAGATGGCGGCGCATGTCGACCAGGTGCTGGCGCTTTTGCCGTTCGAGCCGCCCTACATGCAGGCCGCCGGCATCGCCTGTGATTTCGTCGGCCATCCGGTGGTCATGGACCCGCAGGCCAGCGACGCCGAGGCACAGGCGTTCCGCGCGCGCCACGGAATCGACGGCGCCATGGCGCTGATGTTGCCGGGGTCGCGCCGCTCTGAAATCTCGCGGCTGTTGCCGATTTTCGCCGAGGTGGCCCGCGCCTTGCAGGCTTTACGCCCGGATCTGCGGATCGTGGTGCCTGCCGCGCCTTCGGTCGCGCAGGCGGTGCGCGCGGCGGTTCAGGACTGGCCCGGCGCACCACTGGTCATCGCCCCGGATCAGGACGACAGCGGCGCGGAAAAACGCGCGGCCTTTCGCGCGGCGGACGTGGCGCTGGCGGCCTCGGGGACGGTCTCTCTGGAACTGGCGGCGGCAGGCACGCCCATGGTGATCGCCTATGACATGAGCTGGCTGTCCCGCCAGATCATCGGCCGCATGTTGCTGGTCGACACCGTGACCCTGGTCAACCTTGTGTCGGAAACCCGCGCGATTCCGGAATTCATCGGCCCGAAATGCCAGCCCGGCCCCATCGCCCAGGCCCTGATCGAGGTGCTGGACAATCCCGCGCGCCAGCAAGAGGCCATGCAACTGACCATGCAGCGGCTGGGGCAGGGCGGTGAATTCCCCGGCCTGCGCGCAGCCCGCGCGGTGCTGAACGGGCTGGCCAGCGGCGCCACCCGCCACTAA
- the lpxA gene encoding acyl-ACP--UDP-N-acetylglucosamine O-acyltransferase — MTDTVIHPSAYVEPGAQIGAGCHIGPFCHVGPEVVLGAGVQLKSHVVVCGRTEIGDDTVVFPFAVLGEIPQDLKFKGEKTRLVIGKRNRIREHVTMNTGTEGGGGVTRVGDDGLFMAGCHVAHDAQVGDRVIVVNSAALAGHCVLEDDVIIGGLSGVHQWVRIGRGAIIGAVTMVTNDVIPYGLVQAPRGKLDGLNLVGLKRKGVDRSDITALRAAFQMLAQGEGAFQDRARRLGEETQSVYVRQIVDFVLGDSDRSFLTPG; from the coding sequence TTGACCGACACTGTCATTCATCCCAGCGCCTATGTGGAACCGGGCGCGCAGATTGGCGCGGGCTGTCACATCGGCCCGTTCTGTCATGTCGGCCCCGAGGTCGTGCTGGGCGCGGGCGTCCAGCTGAAATCGCATGTGGTGGTTTGCGGGCGCACCGAGATCGGTGACGACACCGTGGTCTTTCCCTTTGCCGTGCTGGGCGAGATTCCGCAGGATCTCAAGTTCAAGGGCGAAAAGACCCGGCTGGTGATCGGCAAACGCAACCGCATCCGTGAACACGTTACCATGAACACCGGCACCGAAGGCGGCGGCGGCGTCACCCGTGTCGGCGATGACGGGTTGTTCATGGCGGGGTGCCACGTCGCCCATGACGCCCAGGTCGGTGACCGGGTGATCGTGGTCAACAGCGCGGCGCTGGCCGGGCATTGCGTGCTTGAGGATGATGTGATCATCGGCGGGTTGTCCGGCGTCCATCAATGGGTGCGCATCGGGCGCGGGGCCATCATCGGCGCCGTGACCATGGTGACCAACGACGTGATCCCCTATGGCCTGGTGCAGGCGCCGCGCGGCAAGCTGGACGGGCTGAACCTGGTGGGGCTGAAACGCAAGGGCGTCGACCGGTCGGACATCACGGCGCTGCGGGCGGCCTTTCAGATGCTGGCGCAGGGCGAAGGCGCCTTTCAGGACCGCGCCCGCCGTCTGGGCGAAGAAACCCAAAGCGTCTATGTCCGCCAGATCGTCGATTTCGTGCTGGGCGACAGCGACCGGTCCTTTCTGACCCCGGGCTGA